The proteins below are encoded in one region of Pseudonocardia sp. DSM 110487:
- a CDS encoding extracellular solute-binding protein has protein sequence MATPRPRLVTIAALLAAAALVVTGCGRDTAGGSDAAAVTVDDSPATGTVTLWAPDGDATKLGEVLAGFRQQNPGLDLQITLVPSDEYNTKLQTAIAAGTTPDIAFLYTEAQTQFLASRAFAPVPDGLVDPGSFFEGSWAAGERDGTAYSVPWYAYTRVLIYRKDLAEAAGVTAPKTWDETVPFFQALQRAGAVHGYGADVGWDTYNGQTLATFAHQAGATLLSADGSSWKIDDPAVIGAAEFNASFFTSGVSSPDTPQFLDSQPYLVSGKTGSMISGPWVVATLDTTAQQEGWTAAHIGTAVLPAGADNDSGQLAGGSWGVNAASANQQAAWKVVRAMAQQDTQVAQYEAAGSMPAVVAAWDDPSIAGQPLLRPFLDQLKNVRPLPAVSTWNEVSTLLGKAMESVARGKESAADAMAAVQKQADSIGTD, from the coding sequence ATGGCCACACCCCGACCTCGTCTCGTCACCATCGCCGCCCTGCTCGCCGCGGCCGCGCTCGTCGTCACCGGCTGCGGTCGCGACACCGCGGGCGGATCGGACGCCGCCGCCGTGACCGTCGACGACTCGCCCGCGACCGGAACGGTGACGCTCTGGGCGCCCGACGGTGACGCGACGAAGCTCGGCGAGGTACTCGCCGGCTTCCGTCAGCAGAACCCCGGCCTCGACCTGCAGATCACCCTCGTGCCGTCGGACGAGTACAACACCAAGCTCCAGACCGCGATCGCGGCCGGGACGACCCCGGACATCGCGTTCCTCTACACCGAGGCGCAGACCCAGTTCCTCGCGAGCAGGGCGTTCGCGCCGGTTCCCGACGGCCTCGTCGACCCGGGCTCGTTCTTCGAGGGCTCGTGGGCCGCGGGAGAGCGGGACGGCACCGCCTACTCGGTCCCCTGGTACGCCTACACCCGGGTGCTGATCTACCGGAAGGACCTCGCCGAGGCCGCGGGCGTCACGGCACCGAAGACCTGGGACGAGACCGTGCCGTTCTTCCAGGCCCTGCAGCGGGCCGGCGCGGTCCACGGGTACGGCGCCGACGTCGGCTGGGACACCTACAACGGCCAGACCCTCGCGACGTTCGCCCACCAGGCAGGCGCGACGCTCCTGTCCGCCGACGGCTCCTCGTGGAAGATCGACGACCCGGCCGTGATCGGGGCGGCCGAGTTCAACGCCTCGTTCTTCACCTCCGGCGTCTCCTCCCCCGACACCCCGCAGTTCCTCGACTCGCAGCCCTACCTGGTCTCGGGCAAGACCGGATCGATGATCAGCGGACCGTGGGTCGTCGCCACCCTCGACACCACGGCTCAGCAGGAGGGCTGGACAGCCGCGCACATCGGCACGGCCGTGCTCCCCGCGGGGGCCGACAACGACTCGGGGCAGCTCGCCGGGGGCAGCTGGGGCGTCAACGCCGCGTCGGCGAACCAGCAGGCGGCGTGGAAGGTCGTCCGGGCGATGGCGCAGCAGGACACGCAGGTCGCGCAGTACGAGGCCGCCGGCAGCATGCCGGCCGTCGTCGCCGCGTGGGACGACCCGTCGATCGCGGGCCAACCGCTGCTGCGGCCGTTCCTCGACCAGCTCAAGAACGTCCGGCCGCTGCCGGCGGTCAGCACGTGGAACGAGGTCTCCACGCTGCTCGGGAAGGCGATGGAGTCCGTCGCCCGCGGCAAGGAGAGCGCGGCGGACGCGATGGCCGCCGTCCAGAAGCAGGCCGACAGCATCGGCACGGACTGA